TCATGGCTGCAAAGTGAGAAAagactgttttctctcttgcgCACTAGCTAGGAGGCAGATAAAGTAACCCTCTAATTCTCAAAACTCCAACCGTCTAAATATTGAATATGCATAGCACCTGTGAGGATGCTCATGTGTCCACTTATGTGTCCTGCAGGAGTGCATTCGTTCACTGGGAAAAAACAGTGATCACATTCCTTTCCGGATGAGCACTTTGACCAAGGTCCTCAGGGATTCCTTCATTGGAGAAAAGTCCAGGACCTGCATGGTACATTAAAACATCAGACTTTATTGTGGTCTGACTGTGATCTTTATAGTGGATCATGTAGATACACACCAAACCAAGCACAAACACTGATGTGTGTTTAAGCACAGAGTGTATGAAGACATATTTTCCCATTCTCTTACTCCATAGATTGCCATGGTGTCTCCAGGCATGGCTTCATGTGAATATACAATGAACACACTACGTTATGCTGACAGGTACATATTTTGCTAATGGTGTTTAACTTGATTCCAATGGAAATGCTGACTTTTTATGATGAGAACAATATCATGTCTGTTAATGTAAAGCTTGAAACATTGTCCCCTCTTCTGCAGAGTGAAGGAACTGAATGCCAATTCCAAAGCAGGAGGAGCAGTTAAAGCACAAGAGCCTATAAGCACCTCTTCAGATGAGGTCAGTTTTCAAAAGATGAATCCAAAATCGTAATTAATATGTATCATATTTTATGTACAATTTGCTAGAAAAAATTGCTGGTCGTCTCTGTGTGTTGTAGGAATCTGTTGTGGATACCGATGTCTATGATGCCATATCCCAGGTGGCAGATCTGGAGGAGAAAGTTTATGTAGAGCTCCAGGTAGTGAATCTGCTCTTCTTTACTGTGTACAAGTCATAATGCCATCTACAAAATTGCTTTGTAAGTCCTCATATTTTTATCACTTCTACTTCTCAGAGGGCAAATGAACTCGTCAAAGCAATGGAACAAACGTCGTACAACATCGAAGCAGGACTGCCAGACCTGGTGGATCATTCACGGAATTTATTGGGTTTGTGAAAATCACAGcttgatttttgatttgattttggatttgatttttttaagtgGTACACTAAACAAAATCTGTGTTGTtgttacacattttcacatctgttTTCACCACCATCCTTATGGCAACTCCAGGTTTTTGTTTAACTCATCCACACCAGATAATGGAgcatgacattttcatataatATATTTAGCAAACCAGAACTGCATGCTGGCTCAGGGGAGATGCAAGAAAAACCTTGTGCTGATCAGAGTAAATGTCAGCAAGTGCTAGAACAAAACTACACTACATAAAGGACCAAAATCGGGGTGGATGCATGtgctttacatttatttacGCAGTCTTATTTGTCATTTACAGACACAGTCCTGGCTTTGCAGTCTGCTGTGGATCAGGAGAGAATGGCGAGGCTGAACCATTGAAATGAGCCCAAAAATCCACACAGACGAACAGTGTGTTTATTGAAaatgttgtctgtttttaagcagttatttttgattttttttttttgtattgtatgaataaatgtgttaaataaaatgtattcaaacactaattaattaaatatgttATAAGTGTTGTAAGAAACTACTGGCGAATATTGTTGGATGCAGTGCTTTTTGCTGTgaatgttttacatgttttaccATGGCTGCTTCCACTAGATTGTTCAAACTTCTCCAAGTGCCCAAAACCAAGAGCAAAGTTTGACACTAATGTTatagcagcagcaacagcaattCTATTAAAAATAATAGAATTAGAAAAAGTGTTAAGtcattttttctattataaaaatgaatcaaGGCTCCTAAAGATctgataataaaaatgaaaataatagatCTGATATTTAACAAGACAGACAAGAGAACATGCAACACACAATCCCCTGTGCCACATCTAGTTAAGGATAATaggtgtttttgaacctggttgatagggacaaaaatctttggaggCGGTTCAGTATTGAGTGAGGACTATGAGggacaaaaaatgacataagtaaaataaatgcaaaataaagaCATCTGGTAATGTCAAagctatttttaaatgtatttatttctacatttatttatacttatGTAATGTTTTGTCCTTCATAGTCATACACGTTGTTCACAGATGTTAGAAGAGGTGTTTCAATGGATCATTGAAATGTTCGTAATGCAGGTCAGTTAAACAGCCAGAACAGTAGGTGGTGCTGTACGCGGCTGCCGGTTGTGTTTATTAGAggcagaggaaaaaggagggaCCAACCAGAAGCGGCATGAACAGATTAACCTGCCGCTCCATCTAACCGAGTGAGGAAACAAACCCCGGAACGGATGGCGATGAAGTGGTTGCGTTTTTCGCTCCTCATTTTGGGGGTTTTCTCGCTGTGCTGCGCCACGTCTGGTGACAGCAGCGGCgtgaagaagatgaagatgcAGTTTGCAACGGGACCCCTCCTCAAGTTTCAAATTTGGTGAGGCAAATGCGCGAAAATCTGGCGAGTCATTGCAAGCTAGCTAAACTCCTCGGCTAGCAACACCGTAGGCCTAGAATCGACAGAGGCTAGCTAACAGGGGGTTATCTTACGTGAACATGCTAGCTACGGGAGAGGGGGCCTTTCTTAGTTATTTATTAGCTAAATTTCTGTACTACTGTAGGAAAACACGAGGAGAATACATTTTATGGAAATTCGTCATTTTAGCTTGGAACATATCGTCGGAAACATCTCCCCGCTTCCGCTGTAAAACTTGCGAGAAATAGCTAGAAACCGTTGTGCACAGGTTAAATAAATGTGGTCTAGGATTATTTCATACAACAGGCATTTTGGTCTTGGTTTTCTAGATAATACACTGAAAGTTGCTCTTTTAAAATCTATATTAAACGTAACTGCGTAACTATATGGAGAAAGCTGAACTCAAATCTATTACAGCAATTACAGACATAAAATATGATTAAGAATATTACTTATTCGTCGttaaagccagtgagttataCTAATGGTGTTTATGTTTATTGATGTAAGTTAGGACTTACGCGAACTAGACTAGACAAACAGATATTTGCATTGCAAATGTATGCTCTTCTCTAAAGCTAACACAAACAAGAGCATGTGGTGCTGGAGTTCAAAGTGTTGAATCTGAAGAAAGTTAATATGCTACTAAATGGACTTCCATTACAACTTCACATCAagaggaaaaatacaaacaaaaggCCAACAGATAATGTTGGAATTCGGACGTCAAGGCTAAATTCACAATCTAGCCTGTAGATCACCGTGTTGCTGTTGCTTCCTTTGTTcccatttttttcttgcagctgCACACTGTGTATGTCTTTGTAAcagcatgttttttctttacacaGCATTTCCTGAGGGTACAAGCGGGTGTTTGAAGAGTACACGCAGGCCTTGTACCAGCGGTACCCAGACATCCGTATTGAAGGGGAGAACTATCTTCCTATGCCCATCTATCggtaagaaagagagagggagattgtCTGCCTCGTTACAAGTGGATTATATCCAGCTTTGTTAAAGCAGGCTGAAAGCTGCCTGGGATTAGCTGTGATTTGACTGAGGAAGTGGAATTCTCATGCAGCCAGGCTTATGTGGCCATTAATGTGTCTTTGGTGGATTTATAGATGTAGACAAAACTACTCTAAAGTTGACAAAGTGCACAGTTCCATTTAGTGTGGGTTATAATTGATCATGGTATAATGTATGATTTCAGCTAGAGTAGATTCTGATCTCTTTAAATTTGACATTGTGATAGATTTTACCTTCAGGCAAAAGTTGCCAATATATTTCAGCTTTCATGAATGTAgtatttattgcaggactgttgtattagaccACAGTAGTTTTGAGCAACCAATAAATTTAATTACTAATGCTTGGACTTTTAAGAAACTGTCACTGTATCATTGAATCAAGTGGATGAATACATCTAGAAGTGTGCCCTTAATGCAtctttttaattacttttttggatgtattttgttatttgtgttgtgtctaatgcactgtattttcagtgaaatgaatATTCCACAATATCACACTTGTCcagacattttaaattactCATCAGTTAATTGAGAAAGATTAATTGATATGGTAAAGCAGAATGAGTTGCAGCCCTAGGACTTATATTTGTGTTAATTACAAATTTTAGAATTGTTCTGTTTTGGGCGCTGTTACAGATACAGTCTAGTTTAAATGTAATCAAGTCAGTGGGCTTGAGAATCATCTGTTTGGCGTGTAAACAGGCTATGTTTGGATCAGAGGCTTAGTCCTGATGTGCGACTGGTCTGCACAGCAGTCCCAGGTGTTGTAGTTAAAGGTGTGGTGCCACTTAGACCCTCAGGTCCTCATCAGTTGAACTGTTAATAAACACACCAGAGAATACCTCCATTAAAGAAAGGAGACAGTATCACACCCTGAGCGTCCAGTTCTCCAGCTAGTGTTTTCTTGAATTCTTGCTTTGTTTGTCGCTATCTCAGGCTTATTCTTCCAGTGATTATGTACACTGGTTACAGTTCAACCAGTTACACATGTATAAGTTTAAAGGTTGTAAAACCTGAGTGAACAGGATCCAGGCTCTGTGTTGTAGGTTGAAAAACACAATAGTGTTAAAGCCGTGTCCTAGATAAATATACATTTCCCCTGCAAAATTGTAATCACtgtttaaaatatgtaattGTCTGTACAGGAGGAAACCAGTGTTGCACGTTGACCCCATGTCCTTGTGGTTAATCCACAGTGAAGCTTAATTTGCTTAATAAATCGAGGCCAAGCCTGTCTCTCTTTGCACAGTGTTCAGCTAATGTAGTTACAATTGTCTGCAAAGCGAAACcatattttgatcattttttagaTGTTAAAATGACTTATTAGATATTCATCGTAATTTTATTAGGCCGATGTTAAATacccttttcattttttgaacCACAGATGAATATGCTTACTTCAGTAAGTGAATATGACTTATCTTAAGACAACCtatttacagacacacatctAACTGGATAACCATGGATCTATAACAAGCCTTGTCTGCTTTATGTTGCCATGTCTAGAAATTGTATTAAAAGACACTTTCTTGTCTTATTTCCTCAGACACATTGCTTCCTTCCTGTCTATGTTCAAACTGCTGGTGATTGGGCTGATTATTATCGGCAGAGACCCATTCGCCCTCTTTGGTATGCAAGCCCCAGGCATCTGGGAGTGGGGCCAGGGAAATAAGGTAAGGTTTCCTGGAATCATTGAAGTTATTAAGGCTCTGAGCCCATGGAAGAGCACTGTAGTTTTCACATTGAACAGTGTGTTAGAGGGTGGAGTCAGTGTGATGCATATCATACAGGAACAAGGTTGGCTGCGTTTCTGATGCagttgtgtacacacacactgccaagCACAACTCAACCCATGGGATTTCATTAGCAGTTCATTCAGGGTTGTCTTAAGTATTGTTTGGTTTGAATCCCCAGGGttgcagaaatgccaaagacTCAGAGGGAGAATGGCCAATGACTGTTAAcatcagatttaaataaaacagtcatgCACTATTAGCATTTCTTGTATTTTAACAGAAAGCTTGGGCTGATATAATGTCATGGTCTTGTTAAGTGAACAGATAACTAACAGAAAAAATTGTAATTGTATATTAAGATTTAGTAAgcgtttgtcttgttttgtcaatAAATAGTTTAAGTCTCAATTTGACTAATAAGAGTTATTCTGAGGGTCTCAGGTCTTGTGTGCATATTTAAAGCTTCTTTAGCTATATTCTCAGAATTATTCTGATGATATTTGGTTAAATGTTCTTTATATCCTCACAGcgatcaataaataaaaagacttGATAAAAGAAATCCGGATTTAGTGACTGTTCCAGGCCCTGTAATTTGCTCCTCCATAATCTCACTACACCCTAATCTCATCAACCAATAAGGGGAGCTCTTTGCAAGTAGGTGTGCCTAGGTCACACATACACGACTCAGTCAGTTCCTTAATATCCTGCAGActgcaaagagaaagagacaatgGAATACTTGAACTGCTGAATTTAACGTTCCAGCTCAAGTTTCTCTCATGCTTCTTTCAGATATATGCCTGCATGATGGTGTTCTTCTTCAGCAATATGATCGAAAACCAGTTAATGTCTACAGGAGCTTTTGAAATCACATTAAATGGTGAGTGTGATTCACAGCATGGGCTTATTGACTGAACCCAATACTTTGAGCATAAGATTGATTTCAGACCTCACAAACACTGGTAATGTGGTAAATGTAGTGgtcaacattgttttttttgttgttgttgtttttttttctgttgtattacACTTTGAACAACATATAATGTGGTCTCATACTATTATTGCTCAGATggttgtagttttagtttttaattttttgtagCATTATGATATTaatattgttgtgttgtgtggtgGTGGAACAAAAATGCAGTGAATTACTTTGACGCAAGTGTTCTCTTTCCATAGATGTGCCAGTGTGGTCAAAACTGGAGTCAGGTCACCTGCCCTCCATGCAGCAGCTTGTGCAGATCCTGGACAACGAGATGAAGATGAACGTTCACATGAACACAAGACCTCACCACCACTCCTAACCCTACTTTTCAATTTCTGGCTGGAGCTAAAAGCCCCTCCATGTAAGTACAGTAGGGTTGAAAGCACTGTGAAACACACTGGTCAGTGGAAATATTGCTCTTGTAGTTGATCATTATTTCTGTCTGCTTGTCTAGGTTTGAGGTGGGTTTCTCACTGGGCAGTGAAGTGATGTTTATGAAGGTCTGCGCTGAAGGCAGGAAGACTGCTAGCACAGACTGGATGCCCCCATCACTCTTCACTATGCCCTTTCGAGACATCCCGCCCCTGACGCCAGAGTGGGATCCATGGCAACAGTGCCGgtcattctgtcattttcttgTACTATTCTTACGACAGCAGACTTCATCCAGGTGACACCAGTGGTCCCATATGGAGAGATTTAACATTGATTCTTATAGTCTTTAACTTGTTGCATATAATTGATCtatgtgaatttaaaaaagaaagtgtaATTTGTACCACTGAGCCATATGTAGAATTTTAAGTTTATTGTTCTAAAAGTAGCTTAGCCATGTAGAAATGCAACACTTAAAATCTATTATCACTATTGTGAAAATAACATTGGGGAAATTGTGTCTTGGTATGATTTCTGaataatttttatatttacataacTTGGAGGAAGCTAAGAagattaataaaacatattgtaactatttaaatgtaaaattgtggtgtggtgtgtgggtTTACTGATTGATGTTGGGGAATAAGGTGTTATACGTGATACCCTAAGTGAGAGAAAATCATTTCACTTAAAGAAGAGACAGTGCATAATATGACAACTCTGATCAGTTGTCTCATCAAGGTTTAAATCAGTTTAGTAAAAGGAAAGCTGAGAAGAAGAATAGAAAATCTGCAGAATGGTTTGGAGATAAAAAGCAAACCTGCTTGTTCAAGTCAAGTCATGAGTGCACATCTTTTAGCCGTCTGTTCACCCTACTGTTATAAGGAAGACCTGAGGCTCTGCTGATTTGATTAGATGAGACAAAACAGGCTAGACATGAGTACAATGTAAGACCAGAACATACAGTGAGGTTACAGTATATCCAACTTGTTGAATCCTCTGTCAGCTCTGGTTGTAACTAAATGAAATTTAGCAGATCAAATCACATTATGTATTTGTTATTATGCACCAAAGAACCTTTGAGAGCATTCCCCGTGGGCTCAAAGGAAATGTTCATCACTCCTTCACCAGTATATGTGCAGACAGAGCAAACAGTGACCCAGACTAAGGAGAAAATTTTGATGGGAATATTTTCACCTTGCAATATCTGCAGTATGAAGAGAtgaggttttatattttctttgaaCCCCCAGaacacaacatattt
The DNA window shown above is from Lates calcarifer isolate ASB-BC8 linkage group LG4, TLL_Latcal_v3, whole genome shotgun sequence and carries:
- the selenot1a gene encoding thioredoxin reductase-like selenoprotein T1a, producing the protein MAMKWLRFSLLILGVFSLCCATSGDSSGVKKMKMQFATGPLLKFQICISUGYKRVFEEYTQALYQRYPDIRIEGENYLPMPIYRHIASFLSMFKLLVIGLIIIGRDPFALFGMQAPGIWEWGQGNKIYACMMVFFFSNMIENQLMSTGAFEITLNDVPVWSKLESGHLPSMQQLVQILDNEMKMNVHMNTRPHHHS